From the Anoxybacillus flavithermus genome, one window contains:
- a CDS encoding recombinase family protein, whose product MVRVEIKKVVGYARISSDSQIENTSIAEQKERIEAYAKSQGWKLERIFVDEGFTGSTDDRDGYKEMLEYIKKPDNEVSAIIVVKADRIHRSLKNLLILIEDVLEPNGIAFISVSECFDTSTPQGMLFLQMIGGFAEFERSIINERTKGGRLATAKKNKYAGGQVPYGYEVINGEIQVVDSQALVVKRIFQEFIDGSSYYKIAKMLNKEGIPTKTGKNWTPQTVKNVINTETYTGFNTYNGEKEKNGIKQKGVFPRIISRQMWNKAQSRLKEGNNK is encoded by the coding sequence ATGGTTAGAGTCGAAATAAAAAAGGTCGTCGGTTACGCTCGTATTAGTTCAGATTCCCAAATAGAAAATACCTCTATAGCGGAACAAAAAGAACGTATTGAGGCTTACGCAAAAAGTCAGGGATGGAAGTTAGAACGTATTTTTGTAGATGAAGGTTTTACAGGTTCAACTGATGATCGTGATGGATACAAAGAAATGTTGGAATACATTAAAAAACCTGATAACGAAGTGTCAGCAATAATCGTGGTTAAAGCAGATCGTATTCATCGGAGTTTAAAAAATTTGCTTATTTTAATTGAAGATGTACTGGAACCGAACGGAATTGCTTTTATTTCTGTTTCAGAGTGTTTTGATACCTCGACACCTCAGGGGATGCTTTTTCTTCAAATGATAGGTGGTTTTGCGGAATTTGAACGTTCTATTATAAACGAACGTACTAAGGGAGGCCGCTTGGCTACAGCAAAGAAGAATAAGTATGCGGGGGGACAAGTCCCTTATGGTTATGAGGTAATAAACGGAGAAATTCAAGTTGTTGATAGTCAGGCTTTAGTTGTGAAACGAATTTTTCAGGAATTTATTGACGGTTCGAGTTACTACAAAATTGCAAAAATGCTTAATAAAGAAGGAATTCCAACGAAAACTGGTAAGAATTGGACTCCTCAAACCGTAAAAAATGTCATAAATACAGAAACTTATACAGGATTCAATACTTATAACGGAGAAAAGGAGAAAAATGGAATAAAGCAAAAAGGAGTATTTCCTCGGATTATAAGTCGTCAAATGTGGAATAAAGCACAATCTCGTTTAAAAGAAGGGAATAATAAATGA